A window of the Planctomycetaceae bacterium genome harbors these coding sequences:
- a CDS encoding helix-turn-helix domain-containing protein, translated as MPEHLPANIAVKISDAPPDTGRLSQVERATILATLQECDGNRTHSAKKLGISRRALIYKLREIEEEQG; from the coding sequence ATGCCCGAACATCTTCCCGCCAATATCGCGGTGAAAATCAGCGACGCCCCGCCCGACACCGGTCGCCTGTCCCAGGTGGAAAGAGCCACCATCCTGGCCACGCTGCAGGAATGCGACGGCAATCGTACCCACTCCGCCAAAAAACTGGGCATCAGCCGCCGAGCCCTGATCTACAAGCTCAGGGAGATCGAAGAAGAACAGGGTTGA